A region of Corvus cornix cornix isolate S_Up_H32 chromosome 3, ASM73873v5, whole genome shotgun sequence DNA encodes the following proteins:
- the MRPS10 gene encoding 28S ribosomal protein S10, mitochondrial isoform X2: MTSSFYLRSNVPILKNQPFRRMEITSQFPGSAFPVSYASRIMQKQYFLPSSNLMGAQLAGSHGDTQEPKINPLVSISDEPETLYKRVSILVKGHDKAVLDSYEYFAVLAAKELGISVEKVDKPPKTIERLTLLKSVHIYKKHRVQYEMRTHYMCLELKYLTSSTAAVYLEYVQRNLPEGVAMEVKKTKIERIPEHIQKPVWDTLPQVEETEVKS; the protein is encoded by the exons ATGACCTCAAGCTTCTACTTAAGGTCGAATGTTCCGATACTAAAGAACCAACCCTTCAGGAGAATGGAAATAACTTCTCAGTTTCCG GGATCAGCTTTTCCTGTCAGTTATGCAAGCAGAATTAtgcaaaagcagtattttcttcc GAGCTCCAACTTGAtgggagcacagctggctgGATCCCATGGTGATACACAGGAGCCTAAGATTAATCCTTTG GTATCTATTTCAGATGAGCCAGAAACACTGTACAAGAGAGTGTCCATTTTAGTTAAAGGCCACGATAAAGCTGTGTTGGACAGCTATGAATATTTCGCAGTGCTTGCAGCTAAAGAACTTGGCATCTCTGTTGAAAAAGT AGATAAACCCCCAAAGACGATAGAACGACTTACACTTCTCAAATCCGTACACATTTACAAGAAGCACAGAGTTCAGTATGAAATGAGAACACATTACATGTGTTTAGAG TTAAAATACCTAACAAGCAGTACTGCTGCAGTTTACTTGGAGTATGTACAACGAAACTTACCTGAAGGGGTTGCCATGGAAGTGAAAAAG aCTAAGATAGAGAGAATACCTGAACACATTCAGAAACCTGTTTGGGATACACTGCCTCAAGTAGAAGAAACTGAAGTAAAGTCATGA
- the MRPS10 gene encoding 28S ribosomal protein S10, mitochondrial isoform X1: MAAGWLWRRLCQGSAFPVSYASRIMQKQYFLPSSNLMGAQLAGSHGDTQEPKINPLVSISDEPETLYKRVSILVKGHDKAVLDSYEYFAVLAAKELGISVEKVDKPPKTIERLTLLKSVHIYKKHRVQYEMRTHYMCLELKYLTSSTAAVYLEYVQRNLPEGVAMEVKKTKIERIPEHIQKPVWDTLPQVEETEVKS, from the exons ATGGCGGCGGGGTGGCTGTGGCGGCGGCTCTGTCAG GGATCAGCTTTTCCTGTCAGTTATGCAAGCAGAATTAtgcaaaagcagtattttcttcc GAGCTCCAACTTGAtgggagcacagctggctgGATCCCATGGTGATACACAGGAGCCTAAGATTAATCCTTTG GTATCTATTTCAGATGAGCCAGAAACACTGTACAAGAGAGTGTCCATTTTAGTTAAAGGCCACGATAAAGCTGTGTTGGACAGCTATGAATATTTCGCAGTGCTTGCAGCTAAAGAACTTGGCATCTCTGTTGAAAAAGT AGATAAACCCCCAAAGACGATAGAACGACTTACACTTCTCAAATCCGTACACATTTACAAGAAGCACAGAGTTCAGTATGAAATGAGAACACATTACATGTGTTTAGAG TTAAAATACCTAACAAGCAGTACTGCTGCAGTTTACTTGGAGTATGTACAACGAAACTTACCTGAAGGGGTTGCCATGGAAGTGAAAAAG aCTAAGATAGAGAGAATACCTGAACACATTCAGAAACCTGTTTGGGATACACTGCCTCAAGTAGAAGAAACTGAAGTAAAGTCATGA